The Coregonus clupeaformis isolate EN_2021a unplaced genomic scaffold, ASM2061545v1 scaf0277, whole genome shotgun sequence genome window below encodes:
- the LOC121586783 gene encoding zinc finger protein 40 — MPRTKQNNPKNLKDKIEEAQKELKDPKASAQKGINECGRTSADNIKGLKRKKVVTENQLKKIPKSPVKKPLQSKTSVATLQGTLSKEATLSCSYPDSPSRNPASSPSRNRDTEYVQPVAESSEGVTSSIDNDRLKQREVSSSTSLDPVSGKEGSASGVGESEQLKDSKSGETGCEGESSYHASAPLEVLLKAMEPDFSSLAERKKYVPVTSVGKPSQTLSAQFISELNAMPAVHFGLQTQPGHMQTYFVKKQENYTTMQSSTQAIPLQNSQHATQYFSNREKPVLQMSFSTGPSAMHTHAPVPSGSNSLPKSQPPVVHTCQSLSASVPSTIQVPVTPGYNQVQMATVVNFGLEQMCSISAKHQKPKKQGKYVCEYCSRACAKPSVLLKHIRSHTGERPYPCVTCGFSFKTKSNLYKHKKSHAHAIKLGLVARSDSGSGSLSVESDKALGTHSDVEESGDSDEGSSTADPDPDSSQSSVAAFSESSLQSAGTTQGNHGDEGDPSAVFETLKPTTSQRGYESKGTAGLPKVVVYPVNVSPQRADSPRVTDSTPEQATAQRQRDFQTAHLRSSITVLSSLKEVDCTSPLQDAGSEDEDQQCRSPPGGGHGQLQRQQATDISQQQQGKCLLSPRSLGSTDSGYFSRSESADQAMSPPSPFVKLTPPTDMDVTKNALPNLPAVVATVMNVASVEKPHVVQGQMRPPLETKALSLEERISKLISDNEAVVDDKQLDSVKPRRTSLSRRGSIDSPKSYIFKDSFQFDLKPMARRSSSSSDIPKSPFTPTENSKPLFLLSVPNQYPPMDCLPITRSNSMPTTPGHSGLPPNVNQQPHLLRICQSFDDKISSLNDDVFSSAPSTPNPAIHSRTLVRQVAVEDFSTSEVLTSVRSMDEGYHGSSVSTEIMQRSRSFEHARDPNRKPQQSKGTMYECETCRNRYRKLENFENHKKFYCSELHGPKNKLVSVRETELDVFQRGMQQPSLPRTTGISGIMDQQQSIRKRRKMKSVGDDDDQSPTDTNPPCSVSFDSCQLSTASSGRPFSQHSIMVDLLPKSNPPQIPQIQLVARGTDATESRLSPIRETQVNTSGKERGDLQRQGSGTSVIRHTNSLSRPNSFETSESIDRASPVDFMDKDGHSTGKTKADATANLSLESYHEKMSTPKCADQGGMGNRVDRTLAAVAESCAAVQQSRLVRQNNIPEILVTEEPDREHDGHSTEQGEKAADTFNWPQRSESLSKLPTEKLPPKKKRIRLAQMEHSSGESSFESSLSRSLSRDSSLSRCSSVSASFDRDEPSRSESPSRGECVNKISELQGLPIAFNTLGVPGMMRRAASEQIRCTQPSVEISCDYRSKSFDCGSVSPSMSLPPNRSMSPMELPKSAQTSSSPHVPLIERRRGPLVRQMSLKIGPESRQHVGKHSIAVQRLPTVLSTSQQRPQHMQQTANNPPIAQPFILHSGESLLQHNEKMVQSINLGTQSQLPQVHGLPHPWHLTSRVRTCQNLQQSVVHVVVGREDAQSKSADSQDKKSFVPKYQLQCPALRSSKAYSFTQGTQTTLPVITIPIANRMQSVSKSSNVLHNVYVAHPCHQIVGNKTQSIVLPVGLQNDPPSQNQPGAPQLPQILITHEQMHPSPSVASKGSLYNLQAVDTDTNTVPDMNKDRPPAVKHGLVSNTQNHIGETQRAPSLGSLHCTQKMAAVTLCPQQEPIASSKRMLSPANSLDIAMEKHQKRAKDEHGAACLTDGRSVNYLNSKMAEVTRQRKLMLVRQVCATEPADSPIETEAPPLQHEKPEGEKDVQTPNNCKTMTPESTGQDEPSTVVAQEQPSFALTTAPGSHISSVPANASLKPQDKSEEQKWPPAKSPIRPSTFHGQVKLASSVSVVNTRDSHRLSFPSLKTTTTFTWCYLMKRKPLHVPQMDQKISAYSTWAVSPNNPNPLGLPTKVVMSLFNSKQNSKKIHYTEAITTSMKSDILAYSSKLKDIMPKVLKPQKSLTTENNSKVKPETQLSSESDKDSSSSKLEPRRVKIFDGGFKSNEEYMYVRGRGRGKYICEECGIRCKKPSMLRKHIRTHSDIRPYHCTHCNFSFKTKGNLTKHMKSKAHSKKCMEMGVSEGLEDQDAEESGDRSQVGSADRPDSDGEDSEAADDDNEDDHEEEEDDSQAESGLSTNPSVSASPQHIPSSLQAELPPSSLLAQLSIHHHHPAPLSLHQPPTSDSHSHDASDTESVPMLSPVSLVKQMSISGGCSSPGPLPYSPPPHTSGTESVPMMSPVSPCRQMSIDYPDFDVPPSPPAPGKSCSKLSQDGTLALPVSDPGVPVGTDVSTQTTSYGLQTSSYSPLHFPSQGPTQGPGATQGTHTHLFSHLPLHSQQPSHSPCSMVPVGGIQLVPAGLAAYSTFVPIQAGPVQLTIPAVSVIHRNTSPLPFPNSSNSPEPDGMVSSSSPTNQPLVVQEPIRSIMPCFPLGQVTRLGQLTGLGQVTGLGQVTGLGQVTGLGQVTGLGQVTGLGQVTGLGQVTGLGQVTGLGQVTGLGEVTGLGQVTRLGQVTGLGEVTGLPALGASHHTLQSMGLETLTLTSSEGLTSTQLLSQHGLTLNATLGLQVLAHTPTSQSRTVPHHHTHIPGLQILNIAMPTLIPSLSPLSGLSPLPGPFERQGSLEAPGAPWAPWAPRPSSQTEPGPSFSCLSAASPPTTTATLRGSPAQEVASSCSRPSSSGSGGSRGSDNTQTSEKKERMTTSLPQPTPAPAPAPAADGGLEGDENPPAEVASEPVMPWRQSTLSRQQETEDYNDDSASSDDEDRLVIAT, encoded by the exons ATAAAATCGAAGAAGCACAGAAAGAACTCAAAGATCCCAAAGCCAGCGCACAGAAAG GGATCAATGAGTGTGGTCGAACAAGTGCAGATAACATAAAGGGACTGAAGAGGAAAAAGGTTGTGACAGAGAACCAGCTGAAGAAAATACCCAAATCTCCCGTGAAGAAGCCCTTGCAGTCCAAGACCTCCGTGGCAACACTCCAAGGTACCTTGTCCAAGGAAGCCACACTCTCCTGCTCCTACCCCGACAGCCCCTCTCGGAACCCCGCCAGCTCACCAAGCCGGAACAGAGATACGGAGTACGTCCAGCCTGTTGCTGAATCCTCCGAGGGAGTGACATCCTCCATTGACAATGATAGGCTAAAGCAGAGGGAAGTGTCTTCCTCAACGTCTCTTGATCCGGTCAGTGGTAAAGAGGGGTCTGCCTCTGGTGTTGGGGAATCTGAACAGCTCAAAGACAGTAAGAGCGGCGAAACGGGCTGTGAAGGTGAATCTTCTTACCATGCCAGCGCTCCACTTGAGGTCTTGCTCAAGGCTATGGAACCAGACTTCAGCTCCTTGGCagaaagaaaaaaatatgttCCAGTCACATCTGTTGGAAAACCAAGTCAAACGCTTTCTGCCCAGTTTATTAGTGAATTGAATGCTATGCCAGCTGTACATTTTGGACTCCAAACTCAGCCTGGCCATATGCAGACTTACTTTGTAAAGAAACAAGAGAACTACACCACCATGCAGTCCTCCACCCAGGCTATTCCCTTGCAGAATTCGCAGCATGCTACACAGTATTTCAGCAACCGGGAAAAGCCTGTCCTACAAATGAGCTTCAGTACTGGGCCCTCCGCTATGCATACTCATGCACCTGTTCCATCTGGCTCCAATTCCTTGCCCAAGAGCCAGCCACCGGTGGTGCACACATGCCAGTCCCTATCTGCCAGTGTCCCCAGTACCATTCAAGTCCCTGTTACACCTGGTTACAACCAAGTCCAGATGGCCACAGTTGTGAACTTTGGTCTTGAACAGATGTGTAGCATCTCCGCAAAGCACCAGAAGCCTAAGAAGCAGGGGAAATATGTGTGTGAATACTGCAGTCGGGCATGTGCAAAGCCCAGTGTGCTCCTCAAGCACATCAGGTCCCACACAGGAGAGCGACCCTACCCATGTGTTACATGTGGCTTCTCATTCAAGACCAAGAGCAATCTGTACAAGCATAAGAAATCCCATGCTCACGCAATAAAACTGGGGCTTGTGGCACGTTCTGACTCTGGAAGTGGGTCCCTCTCCGTGGAGTCTGACAAAGCACTCGGAACACATTCAGATGTAGAGGAAAGCGGGGACAGTGACGAGGGAAGTAGCACAGCGGACCCGGACCCTGACTCGTCACAAAGCAGTGTTGCAGCGTTCTCTGAGAGCAGTTTGCAGAGTGCAGGCACAACACAAGGCAACCACGGGGATGAAGGAGACCCATCGGCTGTTTTTGAAACGCTTAAACCAACGACGAGTCAGAGGGGCTACGAGTCCAAAGGGACAGCTGGCCTCCCGAAAGTAGTCGTCTATCCTGTCAATGTCTCGCCTCAGCGGGCGGACAGTCCAAGAGTCACAGACTCTACCCCTGAGCAGGCCACTGCCCAAAGGCAAAGGGACTTCCAAACGGCACATCTGAGATCAAGCATCACCGTCCTATCGTCCTTGAAAGAGGTGGATTGCACAAGCCCCCTGCAGGATGCAGGAAGTGAGGATGAGGATCAGCAGTGTAGGTCCCCACCAGGAGGCGGACATGGTCAGCTTCAGAGGCAGCAGGCCACAGACATTTCTCAGCAGCAGCAGGGCAAGTGTCTGCTTAGTCCCCGCAGTTTAGGCAGCACAGACTCTGGGTACTTCTCACGTTCTGAAAGTGCAGACCAGGCCATGAGTCCCCCGAGTCCCTTTGTGAAGCTAACCCCACCAACAGACATGGATGTCACCAAGAATGCACTTCCTAATCTCCCTGCAGTGGTTGCCACTGTTATGAATGTGGCTTCCGTGGAGAAGCCACATGTTGTGCAAGGACAAATGCGTCCACCGTTAGAAACAAAAGCACTCTCTCTCGAGGAGCGGATCTCAAAGTTAATATCGGACAATGAGGCAGTGGTTGACGACAAACAGCTGGACAGTGTCAAACCAAGAAGGACTTCTCTTTCCAGGAGAGGTAGCATAGACTCCCCTAAATCTTATATATTTAAAGACTCTTTTCAGTTTGACCTTAAACCAATGGCGAGAAGGTCAAGTTCCAGCTCAGACATACCCAAGTCCCCATTCACCCCCACAGAAAACTCTAAGCCATTATTTCTTCTATCTGTACCCAATCAGTATCCACCAATGGACTGTTTACCAATAACAAGAAGTAATTCTATGCCCACAACCCCAGGGCACTCGGGTCTTCCACCAAACGTTAACCAACAACCCCACCTACTACGGATCTGCCAGTCTTTTGATGACAAAATTAGTTCCTTAAACGATGATGTGTTTTCATCTGCCCCCTCTACCCCAAATCCAGCAATACATTCTCGTACCCTTGTACGGCAAGTAGCAGTGGAGGATTTCTCCACAAGTGAGGTCCTTACCTCAGTCCGTTCCATGGACGAAGGTTACCATGGTTCTAGCGTTTCCACTGAGATAATGCAAAGGAGCAGGTCTTTTGAGCATGCACGAGACCCAAACCGAAAGCCTCAGCAGAGCAAAGGCACAATGTATGAGTGTGAGACCTGTCGTAACCGATACCGAAAACTAGAAAACTTTGAAAATCACAAGAAATTCTATTGTTCAGAGCTTCATGGTCCGAAAAACAAACTGGTGTCTGTCAGAGAGACTGAgctggatgtttttcagcgtggCATGCAACAGCCATCACTCCCCAGAACAACAGGTATTTCAGGTATAATGGACCAACAGCAATCAATTAGAAAAAGAAGGAAAATGAAGAGTGTTGGTGACGATGATGACCAATCACCAACTGACACCAATCCCCCATGCTCTGTCAGTTTTGATTCTTGCCAACTATCAACAGCCAGTTCAGGTCGGCCATTTTCTCAGCACTCTATCATGGTTGATCTACTGCCTAAAAGCAACCCACCGCAAATACCTCAAATTCAACTAGTAGCAAGAGGTACAGATGCAACAGAATCAAGACTGTCACCGATCAGAGAAACCCAGGTTAACACCTCTGGTAAAGAGAGAGGCGACCTTCAGAGGCAAGGCAGCGGTACATCAGTTATCAGACACACCAACTCTCTAAGCAGGCCCAATTCATTTGAGACCTCTGAATCTATAGACCGAGCCTCTCCTGTTGATTTCATGGACAAAGATGGCCATAGCACAGGAAAAACTAAGGCCGACGCTACAGCCAATCTTTCATTAGAGAGCTACCATGAAAAGATGTCCACACCTAAATGTGCCGACCAGGGAGGGATGGGAAACCGTGTCGACCGCACATTAGCTGCAGTGGCTGAGAGCTGCGCTGCTGTCCAGCAGTCTCGCCTGGTTCGCCAAAACAACATTCCTGAAATCCTGGTCACAGAGGAACCTGATCGGGAGCATGATGGTCATAGCACTGAGCAAGGGGAAAAGGCTGCAGATACATTCAACTGGCCCCAGAGGAGTGAGAGCCTGTCCAAGCTACCCACAGAGAAGCTTCCACCCAAGAAGAAGAGAATTCGTCTGGCTCAGATGGAGCACTCCTCTGGAGAATCCAGCTTCGAGTCCTCACTGTCTCGTAGCCTCAGCAGGGACAGTAGCCTCTCAAGATGCTCCAGCGTCTCAGCCTCCTTCGACCGGGACGAGCCATCCAGGTCAGAGAGCCCCTCCAGAGGAGAATGTGTCAACAAAATCTCTGAGCTTCAAGGGCTACCAATAGCGTTCAACACCCTGGGGGTCCCTGGCATGATGAGACGTGCTGCCTCAGAACAGATCCGTTGCACTCAACCCTCAGTGGAGATCTCTTGCGACTATCGCAGCAAGTCCTTCGACTGTGGCAGTGTGTCTCCCAGCATGTCTCTGCCACCCAACAGGTCAATGTCACCAATGGAACTGCCAAAGAGTGCTCAAACCTCCTCGTCTCCGCATGTACCGCTCATTGAAAGGCGAAGGGGGCCATTGGTTCGCCAGATGTCTTTAAAGATTGGGCCGGAGAGTCGGCAACATGTCGGGAAGCATTCCATTGCTGTCCAGAGGCTCCCCACTGTATTATCTACATCGCAGCAGAGGCCTCAACATATGCAACAGACTGCCAACAATCCTCCCATTGCCCAACCTTTTATTTTGCATTCTGGAGAAAGTCTCTTGCAGCACAATGAAAAAATGGTGCAAAGCATTAACCTGGGCACCCAAAGTCAACTGCCTCAAGTTCATGGTCTTCCGCACCCTTGGCACCTAACATCGAGGGTTCGGACATGTCAAAACCTACAGCAATCTGTGGTTCATGTCGTGGTCGGCCGAGAAGATGCCCAGAGCAAGTCGGCTGACTCTCAAGACAAGAAAAGCTTTGTGCCCAAGTACCAACTGCAGTGTCCTGCTCTGAGATCAAGCAAAGCGTACTCTTTCACACAGGGTACTCAGACAACCTTGCCAGTCATAACAATACCCATTGCCAACCGGATGCAAAGTGTTTCAAAGTCTTCAAATGTTCTCCACAATGTCTATGTGGCACATCCGTGTCATCAGATTGTAGGGAATAAGACACAATCGATAGTATTGCCTGTAGGTCTACAAAACGACCCACCTTCTCAAAACCAGCCAGGTGCTCCCCAATTGCCACAGATCCTGATAACCCATGAGCAGATGCACCCTTCACCCTCTGTGGCCAGTAAAGGCAGCCTCTACAACCTTCAGGCTGTAGATACGGACACAAATACTGTACCAGATATGAACAAGGACAGGCCTCCAGCAGTAAAACACGGTTTAGTTTCCAATACCCAGAACCATATTGGTGAAACTCAAAGAGCTCCCTCCCTGGGCTCCTTACACTGCACCCAGAAAATGGCAGCTGTGACCCTCTGCCCACAACAGGAGCCCATTGCCTCAAGCAAGAGAATGCTCTCCCCTGCCAATAGCTTGGACATCGCCATGGAAAAACATCAGAAGCGAGCAAAGGATGAACATGGTGCCGCATGCCTCACTGACGGCAGGTCAGTCAACTACCTGAACTCCAAGATGGCAGAGGTGACTAGGCAACGGAAGCTAATGTTAGTCCGGCAGGTGTGCGCCACTGAACCAGCAGACAGTCCCATTGAAACTGAGGCTCCGCCACTGCAACACGAGAAACCAGAGGGTGAAAAGGACGTCCAGACTCCTAATAACTGCAAGACTATGACACCTGAAAGCACCGGACAGGATGAACCATCTACTGTAGTTGCTCAGGAACAGCCAAGCTTTGCATTAACCACCGCTCCAGGAAGTCACATCTCCTCGGTGCCAGCGAACGCCTCCCTGAAGCCTCAAGACAAGAGCGAGGAACAGAAATGGCCCCCCGCCAAGTCTCCCATTAGGCCCTCAACTTTCCATGGACAGGTGAAACTGGCCTCATCTGTATCTGTGGTCAACACACGAGACAGCCACCGCCTGTCTTTCCCCAGCCTGAAAACTACCACCACCTTCACCTGGTGTTACCTGATGAAGAGGAAGCCTCTGCATGTTCCACAGATGGACCAGAAGATCTCGGCCTACTCCACCTGGGCAGTGAGCCCCAACAACCCCAACCCACTGGGCCTGCCCACCAAAGTGGTGATGTCTCTCTTCAACTCCAAGCAGAACTCAAAGAAAATACACTACACAGAGGCCATAACGACAAGTATGAAATCAGACATCCTGGCCTATTCAAGCAAGCTGAAAGACATCATGCCTAAG GTCCTAAAGCCTCAGAAGTCTCTAACAACtgagaataacagcaaagtgaaACCTGAGACTCAGTTGAGCAGTGAGTCGGACAAGGATTCATCCTCATCCAAACTAGAGCCACGGAGAGTCAAGATATTTGATGGAGG ATTCAAATCTAACGAAGAGTATATGTATGTGCGTGGGCGGGGTCGTGGTAAATATATCTGTGAGGAGTGTGGGATCCGCTGCAAAAAGCCCAGCATGCTGCGTAAACACATCCGCACCCACTCTGATATACGTCCCTACCACTGCACCCACTGCAACTTCTCCTTCAAGACTAAAG GGAATCTGACCAAGCACATGAAGTCCAAGGCACACAGTAAAAAGTGTATGGAGATGGGTGTGTCTGAAGGACTGGAGGACCAGGATGCCGAAGAATCGG GAGACCGTAGCCAGGTGGGCAGTGCAGACCGTCCAGATTCAGACGGAGAGGACTCCGAAGCTGCTGACGATGACAACGAAGATGAtcatgaggaagaggaggatgacagCCAGGCTGAGTCGGGCCTGTCCACCAACCCCTCGGTCTCGGCCAGCCCCCAgcacatcccctcctccctccaggcTGAGCTCCCTCCCAGCTCCCTTCTGGCCCAGTTGTCCATCCATCACCACCACCCAGCTCCCCTGTCCCTCCACCAGCCCCCTACCTCCGACTCCCACTCCCACGATGCCTCAGACACAGAATCCGTGCCCATGCTAAGCCCTGTCTCCCTGGTCAAGCAGATGTCCATCTCCGGAGGCTGCTCCAGCCCCGGCCCTCTGCCTTACTCCCCGCCCCCCCACACCTCCGGCACAGAGTCGGTGCCCATGATGAGCCCTGTCTCGCCCTGCAGGCAGATGTCCATCGACTACCCTGACTTTGACGTGCCCCCTAGTCCCCCCGCACCGGGCAAGAGCTGCTCCAAGCTCAGCCAG GATGGCACTTTGGCCCTGCCAGTGAGTGACCCAGGTGTCCCTGTCGGGACAGATGTCAGCACTCAGACGACCTCCTATGGCCTCCAGACATCCTCCTACAGCCCCTTGCACTTTCCCTCCCAGGGCCCGACCCAAGGGCCAGGGGCCACACAGGGGACCCACACCCACCTCTTCAGCCACCTGCCGCTGCACTCCCAGCAGCCCTCACACTCCCCCTGCAGCATGGTCCCCGTGGGGGGCATCCAGCTGGTTCCCGCTGGCTTGGCAGCCTACTCCACCTTCGTGCCCATCCAGGCCGGCCCTGTCCAGCTCACCATCCCCGCCGTGAGCGTTATACACCGGAACACCAGCCCCCTCCCATTCCCCAACTCCTCTAACTCCCCCGAGCCTGATGGTATGGTGAGCTCCTCATCCCCCACCAACCAGCCTCTGGTGGTCCAGGAGCCCATCAGGAGTATCATGCCATGCTTCCCGCTTGGGCAGGTGACTAGGCTGGGGCAGTTGACTGGGCTGGGGCAGGTGACTGGGCTGGGGCAGGTGACTGGGCTGGGGCAG GTGACTGGGCTGGGGCAGGTGACTGGGCTGGGGCAGGTGACTGGGCTGGGGCAGGTGACTGGGCTGGGGCAGGTGACTGGGCTGGGGCAGGTGACTGGGCTGGGGCAGGTGACTGGGCTGGGGGAGGTGACTGGGCTGGGGCAGGTGACTAGGCTGGGGCAGGTGACTGGGCTGGGGGAGGTGACTGGTCTACCGGCCCTCGGGGCCTCCCACCATACGCTGCAGTCAATGGGTCTGGAGACTCTGACCCTGACCAGCTCGGAAGGCCTGACCTCCACCCAGCTGCTATCCCAACACGGCCTGACGCTCAATGCCACCTTGGGCCTGCAGGTCCTGGCTCACACCCCCACCTCCCAGAGCAGGACAGtcccccaccaccacacccacatcCCCGGCCTACAGATCCTCAACATCGCCATGCCCACCCTCATCCCCTCCCTCAGCCCCCTCTCCGGCCTCAGTCCCCTCCCCGGACCCTTTGAGAGGCAGGGCAGCCTCGAGGCCCCAGGAGCCCCATGGGCCCCATGGGCCCCTCGGCCTTCCTCTCAGACTGAACCCGGACCCTcattcagctgtctgtctgctgcatCCCCTCCCACCACCACCGCCACACTGAGGGGAAGTCCTGCACAGGAAGTGGCATCGTCGTGCAGCAGACCCAGCAGCTCAGGTTCTGGAGGTTCCAGAGGCTCTGATAACACACAGACTTCAGAAAAGAAAGAGAGGATGACAACATCGCTACCACAGCCCACCCCAGCTCCAGCTCCTGCTCCAGCTGCTGACGGGGGTCTGGAGGGGGATGAGAATCCTCCAGCAGAGGTAGCCAGCGAGCCTGTCATGCCTTGGAGGCAGTCGACGCTCTCACGACAGCAGGAGACGGAAGACTACAATGACGACTCAGCATCCAGCGATGATGAGGACAGACTGGTCATTGCCACCTGA